Part of the Cereibacter sphaeroides 2.4.1 genome, CCGGGCTTCGAAATGTAGCGCCATGCTGCCTCGCTTTCGCACCCTGCGAACAGAGGTGAGCGGAAGAGGGTGTTCATCTGGTCGCTTGTGAAGGGCAGGGTCTTCGAGCCGCGTTCCTTTGGCAGCGCCATGCCCGAACAGGGATTGCTCGCGATGTAGCCGTTTGCCTCGGCCCACGAGCAGAACGCCGAGAGACTGGACAGGTAGCGGTTGACGGTGCGGTCTGACAGGACCGGCCGCTTCGCCTGCTCATTCGCTTCAACAATCTGCCGGATTGTCATTCCGCGAAACTCGGCGACCTCGGTTGCGCGCAGGGGATACTTGATCAGAAGCGCCTTCCACTCGCGGACGTGCTTCTTCGTGAGCTTGGACACGGGAAACGAGGGACCGACCGTCTCCATGAAAACGCCGATGTCGCGACATGCTTCCTCGATCCTGCCCTTGGACACATTCCGGGGGTTCTCGGTTCGGAAGGCTTCGACGGCCTCGGCGATGCTCTCGCCCGGCGGCGCAACTTCCATCTCGGCGCGCTTCTCTGCGGTAGGGGGCTTCACCAGCGGGTCGCGTGGCTGGCCGGTGTAGTCGCCCCGGTCCCGCTCAAGCGTGCGTTCGAGGGCTTCGGCCTCGGCCCGCATCATGCGCCTCGCTAAGCTGATCCAGTCAGGAGTTCCACGTTCCACCAGAAGCCGGTTGCGGTTCAGGTAGTCGTCAACCTCGTGAGAGATCAATGCCGTCTCGCCCTTCACCAAATGCTCGCGCAGGTCGGCCAGCTTCGCCTTGCGAGTATCCGAGGCGAGGGCAGGGGCCTGTTGCTTCACTTGTAGCTCAAGAGTCGCGTCGAGGATCGCCAGCGGCTCGGCGCTGGTAATCTCTCCACGGTCGGCGCGCCGGATCACGTCAGCCTCGGCGGCTGCAATCTCCGCCTCGCCCGGCAGCGTTGCCCGCTCGGCCTCGTCGCGGGTGAGGGCGGCCGTGTAGTGGTCCCAGACTGCATGTTCGCGGTCAGCAGCGACAAGCGACCGTCTCGCGCGCAGGTCGTCAAACTCGCGCTGCCATGCGTCAAGCTGGGGGTAGAGGCGCCGCTTCGCCTCGGTTTCATCCTTCGTTCCGAGGGCCTTCACCAGCTCCTTCTTGCCCACGATGGCGATCAGGTCGAGGGGAACGCGGGTCCGGGCGTAGTAGGCGGCACCCCGCCGCAAAAGATGACTAAGACGTGCCATGATTGCCCCATGTGGACTAGCCGTGTGTTACAGTCATGTGTTACAGTTTTGGATCTGATAGGCAATTAAAATCAGTTACTTGGTGAATTTCATGGGGTTGGAGAAAAACCGGGTTATGTTCCCTCCACTCCGACCATCCCCGATCCTTCAGGCCGGCACTGACCCGCGCCCGGCAGAGGTTTCTCTGACACCTCCGAGGGTTGACATACTGGTCATAACCAATAATCGTGCCGGATCATCCTGATCGGCTGCGGGATGGATCCGCAGCCAGAGGCGAGGGGGCGAAATCCGGCGATTGGCTCAGGGACAGCACAGCACCGTTCAGCGCCGCGGGCGTCCGAGCTATGACATGGAGGACGGCGACAGCGCCGAGGCCTTCCGCGCCTTCGCTGCGGGCGTCGCCCTTCAGCGCGAGGATCCAAGCCCGCTCTGGGTGCAGCTGAAGAACCGGATCGAGCACGCCATCCTCGACGGAACCCTCCCCGAGAACGCGCGCCTGCCCTCCGAACAGGCCATGTGCAGCATGTTCGACCTGTCGCGCCCGGTGATCCGCAATGCGCTGCAGGCGCTCGCGGGCGAGGGGCGGGTCATCAAGCAGCCGAGAAAGGGCATGTTCGTGGCTCCGCGCGCGCCCGAGCTTGCCTTCATGACCTCGGCGCTCGGCGTCTTCGACGATCTCTCGGCCAAGGGCTACAAGGTCACGGTCAAGACCTACGAATTCGGCCTGCATCCGGCCAACGAGGACGAACGGCGCGTCTTCAAGCTGCCCGAGGGATTTCAGGTGATCCGGGCGCTGCGCGTCTATCACGCGAACGAGACGCCGCTGACCCATACGCTGATCTCGCTGCCCGCACACCGGCTGCCGGGCTTCGAGAAGCTCGATATGGAAGGGCGCTCGATCTTCGGCACGATCCGCGAGCTCTACGGGCTGACGGTCGCGCGGGCGGATCGATGGCTGAAGGGCGCCATCGTTCCGCCGGAAGTGGCGGCGCGGATGGGCGTGCCGCCCGGCGGCGCCATGATCGCCATCGAGTCGGTCGCCTACGACCACGACGGCAATGCGCTCGAATATTACCGCGCCTACTACAACAGCGAAGTCGCCCCGATCCACGTCGCAACCGACGCCCATTAAGCGCCTGTCGTCACAGCGAAAAACCTCCAGCGGCCCCGATCTTCGATTTCTGATCATTACCACATTGACAGAAGCAGATTTGCCTCCTACCTTTTTCTGGTAACGACCAGAAACCGCACGTCGGGCGCTGGGAAGGACGCGGCCGAGCCTCGGGAGGAACCTTCGGGTCCGGGCTCCGCGTCAGGGAGGAAGAATGGACTACAGGACGGTTTTTCGTCTCGATGGCGCCTGCGCGGCCGTCACCGGAGCGGGCAGCGGCATCGGCCTCGAAATCTGCCGGGCCTTCGCAGCCTCGGGCGCGCGGCTCATCCTGATCGACCGCGAGGGCGCGGCCCTCGACCGGGCAGCTGAAGAGCTCGGCGCGGCGGTGGCTTCGCGGATCGTGGCCGATGTGACGGATGCGGAGGCGATGACCGCCGCGGCCGCCGCGGCGGAAGCCGTGGCGCCGGTGTCGATCCTCGTCAATTCCGCGGGCATTGCCCGCCTCCACGATGCGCTCGAGACCGACGACGCCA contains:
- a CDS encoding GntR family transcriptional regulator codes for the protein MEDGDSAEAFRAFAAGVALQREDPSPLWVQLKNRIEHAILDGTLPENARLPSEQAMCSMFDLSRPVIRNALQALAGEGRVIKQPRKGMFVAPRAPELAFMTSALGVFDDLSAKGYKVTVKTYEFGLHPANEDERRVFKLPEGFQVIRALRVYHANETPLTHTLISLPAHRLPGFEKLDMEGRSIFGTIRELYGLTVARADRWLKGAIVPPEVAARMGVPPGGAMIAIESVAYDHDGNALEYYRAYYNSEVAPIHVATDAH
- a CDS encoding DUF6538 domain-containing protein; protein product: MARLSHLLRRGAAYYARTRVPLDLIAIVGKKELVKALGTKDETEAKRRLYPQLDAWQREFDDLRARRSLVAADREHAVWDHYTAALTRDEAERATLPGEAEIAAAEADVIRRADRGEITSAEPLAILDATLELQVKQQAPALASDTRKAKLADLREHLVKGETALISHEVDDYLNRNRLLVERGTPDWISLARRMMRAEAEALERTLERDRGDYTGQPRDPLVKPPTAEKRAEMEVAPPGESIAEAVEAFRTENPRNVSKGRIEEACRDIGVFMETVGPSFPVSKLTKKHVREWKALLIKYPLRATEVAEFRGMTIRQIVEANEQAKRPVLSDRTVNRYLSSLSAFCSWAEANGYIASNPCSGMALPKERGSKTLPFTSDQMNTLFRSPLFAGCESEAAWRYISKPGPVLIRDHRYWVPLIMLYSGARPGEIAQLATSDLRQEHGRWIFHITTEGETHEEGKQVKTAGSMRVIPVHSELIRLGFLAYHSQRVEAGDKRLFPGAKRNERGQMMSEFSREFGKYLARIGLKSGRGLSLYSFRHGAADALRRAGYLDNEFGFILGHTEGSMTGRYGIMPQGMLEQRVKLIEAIQYPGLNLDHLANVIT